CAACGTCAACCCCAACATTATGCAGGACCCGCATTTCGGCGTGGGCTTCACCAAGGAATACCTCACCCGCTTTGCCCTCAGCGCCGAAGACATGGTTTTTGAAATCACGGAACGCGAATCCGTGGACAATTTGCGCGGCTTCAAAAAAATCATCGAGCACTACAAGGCCCAGAACTACCAGATAAGCATTGACGACGCAGGGGCCGGGTATTCCGGCCTCAACCTCATTTCAGACGTGCAGCCGCACTTCATCAAGCTGGACATGCGCCTCATCCGCGGGGTGGACAAAGACCTCACCCGTCAGGCGCTTATCAAGAGCATGCAGGAATTCGCCTCCCTGACCAATACGCGTATCATTGCCGAGGGCATTGAAACCGAAGAAGAGATGGCGACCCTGATCAGCTTCGACGTGCCCTACGGCCAGGGCTACTTCATCCAGCGCCCCGCACTGCATCCGCAGCCCATTACGGAACAGGTGGTGCGCTTCATCCACCGCGAAAACAAAATAAAGAACCGCTTTTTCGGCGCGCGCGTGCACAAGTTCCACGTGCGGCACATCATCCGGCCCGGCTTCACCATTCCTCCATCCCTGCCGGTAATCGAGGCCGCCGAGCGCTTTGAGCATGACGACAGCCTGCAGGGCCTGTGCGTGGTGGATGAGGGCAAGCCCGTGGGCACCATCATGCGCCACCGCCTGCACCGCCAGTTGAGCGGCCGCTTCGGCTTTTCGCTCTTTGCCGGAAAAACCGTTGCCTCGGTCATGGACAGGGGATTTTTGAGCGTCGACCACCAGACCACCATTGACGTTGTCTCCCGCCATGCCATGCGCCGCGAGAACAACCAGATATACGACTTTGTCACCGTCACCCGCGACAACAAATACGTGGGCATCGTCACCGTGCGCGAACTGCTTGAAAAAAGCATCGAGCTTGAGGTGGCCAACGCGCGCCAGCTCAACCCCCTCTCCGAACTGCCGGGCAACGCCCTCATTGATATAGAACTGGAACGCCTCGTACGGCTCTGTCTGGACAAGAGCGTCCTCTACTTCGATATCGACAACTTCAAGGCGTACAACGACAAATACGGCTTCAAGAACGGCGACCGCGTCCTCAAGCGCCTTGCGTCCATTATCTCCGAAAGCACGCCAAAGGGAGACTTTGTGGGGCACATCGGCGGCGATGATTTCATAGCCGTCACTGACCGCTTCAAGGCTGAAAAGGTCTGCCAGGACATCATCGACGCCTTTGCCCAGGGCGTGTCCGCCTACTATAACGCCGAGGATTTCCAGAACGGCTACATTGAGGGCAAAAACCGCAACCAGCAGGAAGAGCGCTTTCCCCTCATGTCTCTGACCATTGTGGGCGTAACCGCCACCAGTTTTCAGAGCAGCTTTGACCTGGCACGGGCCGCCGCCAGCCTGAAAAAACGCTGCAAGCAGCTGGCGGGCAACAACTACATGTTTGACGACTGCGAAGATGCCCCCGCAGCCGAAGCCAGCAAGGAATAACAGCCGCTCCCGTACGCAGGCCCGACGGCAGGAAAGTGCCGCCATTGAAGGGCCATGAACGGATTGGGGCGTTAACCACCATAAGGATTGGGGATACCAATGAAGCTGAGCGCAAAACTGGTTCTTTCGTTTTGCAGCATCATTCTATTTATGCTGCTCCTTTTTGCGGTCTATATGCGCAACAGCCAAAAAATCACCGCCACCGTCGATCACATCACCGAAACCGTCATTCCATCGGTGGTGGCGGTTCAATCCATGAATGCCCTGCTCTATTCCATGCGCTCGGATCTGGCCGCCGTAAGCACCCGCACAGACAAGGTGACCATCACCGAATACACCTCGCGCATTAATCGCGCCCTGCGCGCCCTGGCCGAGCACGAGAAAAACTACGCACAACTGGCGGCCCGCCCCGTGCCCGAAGAATGCGCCCCGCCAGACGCTGCCAGCACGTCCGGCCAGGACGGCCAGATCAGGCAGGACGGCGAAAAACAGGCCGCGAGCCTGCCTGAACTGCTGGAGCACATCGCCGCCGCCACGCAGGAAGACGCCCGGAACCGCCAGCAGATTATCGATCACGCCAAGGAAGGTGAAACCGAAGAGGCCGTGGCCCTCTTTGACCGCAGCAGGGCCAACTTCCTGCGGCTGGCGCGATTCTACGAACAGGTGCTTGATCGGGACACGGCCCGCAGCCGTCAGGCCGCCGAAGCCGCGCGTCATATTGCCGAGCAGTCGCTAAACATGGCCGTGGCCCTGACCGGAGCGGCCCTGCTGTTCAGCGTGTGCGTGACCTGCCTGCTGATTTTTTCCGTCAAACGCCAGCTGGGCATAGATCCCGGCCAGCTCAACATCCTTGCCCAACGTGTGGCCAAAGGTGACTACCAGACGGATGCCGACGGCGGCCCCCAAAAATGTCGCGGGGTCTATGCCGCCATCCTGTCCATGGTGGCTTCCTTGCAGGAGCACATCCGCAATGCCGACGCCCAGTCGCAGATGGCCCTGAGCCAGTCGCAACGGGCCGAGGCTGCCCTGCGTGAAGCCGAGGACGCGCGGGCGCAGGCGCTGAACAGAACAGAAACCCTCCTGCACGCGGCCGCGCAGCTTGAGGGCGTCGCCCATAACCTGACGACCGCATCCGGTCAGCTGACGCGGCAGATCGAGCAGTCCAGCCAGGGGGCCACGGCCACGGCGGAAAATCTGGACAGCGCCGCCACCGCCATGGAGCAGATGAACGCCACAGTACGGGAGGTGGCCGAAAATGCCGGACAGGCCGCGCAGGCCTCAGCCGGAACGCGGGCCAGCGCTGAAGAAGGCGCACTGGTCGTGCGGCAGGCTCTGGACAGCATCAACAGGGTCAACGAGGTTTCGGAGCGG
The window above is part of the Desulfovibrio sp. genome. Proteins encoded here:
- a CDS encoding bifunctional diguanylate cyclase/phosphodiesterase: MPTPLVPNPPASGNEPLVLCPGPRPLEKPLAAMRAAARAAARATALAAEERQALWDILHNKSIHSVLQPIISLRDGSIFGFEALGRGPAGSPLEGPEALINAALRHGRMLELEHLFRYSALRAARQIATGIRLFLNVNPNIMQDPHFGVGFTKEYLTRFALSAEDMVFEITERESVDNLRGFKKIIEHYKAQNYQISIDDAGAGYSGLNLISDVQPHFIKLDMRLIRGVDKDLTRQALIKSMQEFASLTNTRIIAEGIETEEEMATLISFDVPYGQGYFIQRPALHPQPITEQVVRFIHRENKIKNRFFGARVHKFHVRHIIRPGFTIPPSLPVIEAAERFEHDDSLQGLCVVDEGKPVGTIMRHRLHRQLSGRFGFSLFAGKTVASVMDRGFLSVDHQTTIDVVSRHAMRRENNQIYDFVTVTRDNKYVGIVTVRELLEKSIELEVANARQLNPLSELPGNALIDIELERLVRLCLDKSVLYFDIDNFKAYNDKYGFKNGDRVLKRLASIISESTPKGDFVGHIGGDDFIAVTDRFKAEKVCQDIIDAFAQGVSAYYNAEDFQNGYIEGKNRNQQEERFPLMSLTIVGVTATSFQSSFDLARAAASLKKRCKQLAGNNYMFDDCEDAPAAEASKE
- a CDS encoding methyl-accepting chemotaxis protein gives rise to the protein MKLSAKLVLSFCSIILFMLLLFAVYMRNSQKITATVDHITETVIPSVVAVQSMNALLYSMRSDLAAVSTRTDKVTITEYTSRINRALRALAEHEKNYAQLAARPVPEECAPPDAASTSGQDGQIRQDGEKQAASLPELLEHIAAATQEDARNRQQIIDHAKEGETEEAVALFDRSRANFLRLARFYEQVLDRDTARSRQAAEAARHIAEQSLNMAVALTGAALLFSVCVTCLLIFSVKRQLGIDPGQLNILAQRVAKGDYQTDADGGPQKCRGVYAAILSMVASLQEHIRNADAQSQMALSQSQRAEAALREAEDARAQALNRTETLLHAAAQLEGVAHNLTTASGQLTRQIEQSSQGATATAENLDSAATAMEQMNATVREVAENAGQAAQASAGTRASAEEGALVVRQALDSINRVNEVSERLKTNMDDLNARARDISRIMGFISDIADQTNLLALNAAIEAARAGDAGRGFAVVADEVRKLAEKTVTSTQDVGSAITAMQKSTAHSMASLDEAVAQVKLATASADKSGSALEAIVSMADTTAGQVRAIAAASEEQSAASQEVTCTISNVSLAARESAQTMAEAAQAVIHLAQQAETVENLVEKLRNNE